In the genome of Ignavibacteriales bacterium, one region contains:
- a CDS encoding SDR family NAD(P)-dependent oxidoreductase, which yields MRSEKEVSIVTGASRGIGRAIAVSLAKQNHNVIVFGRDVNALEEVCSELKQLGSDSIYFSGDVADQQFVFSSFEKILLKYERVDHLINNAGIGIFKKFIDSSLEEFKNQVDVNLFGVYNFTKAVAGEMIKNKKGTIINIASLAGKNSFIGGTMYSSTKHALLGFTRSLMLELREFNIKVASICPGSVDTEFSSSGRLVPHKKNILLPEDVAEAVMLIINSPQRAMFSEIDIRPTNP from the coding sequence ATGAGAAGTGAAAAGGAAGTATCAATTGTAACGGGTGCCAGCCGTGGAATAGGCAGGGCTATTGCAGTATCACTTGCAAAGCAGAATCACAACGTGATTGTATTTGGCAGAGATGTTAATGCTCTTGAGGAAGTTTGTTCTGAACTTAAACAACTCGGTTCCGATTCAATTTATTTTTCCGGTGATGTAGCTGATCAGCAATTCGTCTTTTCATCTTTTGAAAAAATTCTTTTAAAATATGAAAGAGTCGATCACTTGATAAATAACGCCGGTATAGGAATCTTCAAAAAATTTATTGACTCCTCACTGGAGGAATTTAAAAATCAGGTTGATGTTAATTTATTTGGGGTTTATAATTTTACAAAAGCAGTTGCGGGTGAAATGATCAAGAACAAAAAAGGTACGATTATTAATATTGCTTCCTTAGCTGGAAAAAATTCCTTCATTGGCGGTACGATGTACAGTTCAACCAAACACGCACTGCTTGGCTTTACACGCTCACTGATGCTTGAGTTGAGAGAATTCAATATAAAGGTTGCTTCTATCTGTCCCGGATCTGTTGATACTGAATTCTCATCTTCCGGACGATTAGTCCCGCATAAAAAAAATATTCTTTTGCCTGAAGATGTCGCAGAAGCGGTAATGTTGATAATTAATTCTCCGCAGAGAGCGATGTTCAGTGAGATAGATATTCGACCGACAAACCCATAA
- a CDS encoding SDR family oxidoreductase, with protein MDKNKSGIWVTGASSGIGKAAAKEFARVGCNVFVSARRQTELERLKKELEEEKLLLNTFPCNVASSANVEQTVKKITAENDIHCLINNAGITSFKTAETNSVQEITDIINTNLLGSIYAIKALLPVFIKQGRGTIINVLSVVTQKVFTKSSAYAASKMGLLGYSQALREEVRKYNIRVINIIPGATVTPIWSSDVREKYGDRMMTPENIAQLMVSAYLHPENVVLEEIVIKPIQGDLA; from the coding sequence ATGGATAAAAACAAATCAGGTATATGGGTCACAGGGGCAAGTTCCGGAATAGGGAAAGCTGCGGCAAAAGAGTTTGCAAGAGTGGGCTGCAATGTTTTTGTATCTGCAAGAAGGCAAACAGAACTGGAACGATTAAAGAAGGAACTTGAAGAAGAAAAACTTTTACTTAATACATTTCCTTGCAATGTTGCTTCTTCTGCTAATGTTGAACAGACAGTTAAGAAGATAACCGCGGAGAATGATATTCATTGTCTTATTAACAATGCCGGGATAACATCCTTTAAAACTGCGGAAACAAATTCTGTGCAGGAGATTACAGATATTATAAATACAAATTTACTCGGATCAATTTATGCTATCAAAGCATTGCTGCCTGTATTTATTAAACAAGGACGAGGGACAATTATTAACGTACTTTCAGTTGTTACTCAAAAAGTATTTACAAAGAGCAGTGCCTATGCCGCATCTAAAATGGGATTGTTGGGTTACAGTCAGGCTTTGAGGGAAGAAGTAAGAAAATACAATATCAGAGTTATTAATATAATTCCCGGCGCTACTGTCACTCCGATCTGGAGTTCAGATGTTCGTGAAAAATATGGAGACAGAATGATGACCCCGGAAAACATCGCACAACTTATGGTCTCTGCTTACCTGCATCCAGAAAATGTTGTATTGGAAGAAATAGTAATAAAGCCGATACAAGGTGATCTGGCATGA
- the folE gene encoding GTP cyclohydrolase I FolE, giving the protein MNHSAMKELIKNLLKEVGENPEREGLVDTPLRVSKAYEYLTSGYNKNIDEVLNDAVFNEKYDEMVIVKNIDFFSLCEHHMLPFYGKVHVAYIPNGKIVGLSKIPRIVEVFARRLQVQERMTQQIADTIDKYLQPNGVAVVSEAYHMCMMMRGVEKQNSSATSSAMHGVFKEDARTRTEFLNLISNRNL; this is encoded by the coding sequence ATGAATCACTCCGCAATGAAAGAACTAATAAAAAATTTACTTAAAGAGGTTGGTGAAAATCCTGAACGTGAAGGATTGGTTGATACACCGCTTCGTGTAAGCAAAGCTTATGAATATTTAACTTCCGGTTACAATAAAAATATTGACGAAGTTTTGAATGATGCAGTGTTTAATGAAAAGTATGATGAAATGGTGATTGTAAAGAATATTGATTTTTTTAGTTTGTGTGAGCATCATATGCTTCCGTTTTATGGCAAAGTGCATGTTGCATATATCCCAAACGGAAAAATTGTTGGGCTGAGTAAGATTCCAAGAATCGTTGAAGTATTTGCGCGGCGGCTTCAGGTACAGGAAAGGATGACTCAGCAAATTGCTGATACAATTGATAAATATCTTCAGCCAAACGGAGTCGCCGTTGTGTCGGAAGCATACCATATGTGCATGATGATGAGAGGAGTTGAAAAACAAAACTCATCTGCTACCTCAAGCGCTATGCACGGCGTTTTCAAAGAAGATGCAAGAACCAGAACGGAATTCTTAAACCTCATTTCGAATCGAAATTTATAA
- a CDS encoding 6-carboxytetrahydropterin synthase, with the protein MVYVTRRETFSAAHRLYIPAKSDSENEKIFGKCSNPNWHGHNYTLEVVVKGIPNPETGFVIDIKILKELIHEHIIKKVDHKNLNTETDFMKGIIPTSENITVAIWNQLKDKLPAGELASVKLYETENNYFEYKGE; encoded by the coding sequence ATGGTTTACGTTACCAGAAGAGAAACTTTTTCAGCAGCCCACCGGTTGTATATACCAGCAAAATCGGATTCAGAGAACGAGAAGATATTTGGCAAATGCAGTAATCCTAATTGGCATGGTCACAACTATACACTTGAAGTAGTTGTAAAAGGAATTCCGAATCCGGAAACAGGGTTTGTTATCGACATTAAAATTCTTAAAGAACTGATCCACGAGCACATCATAAAAAAAGTTGATCACAAAAACCTTAACACCGAAACTGATTTTATGAAAGGAATTATCCCGACCTCAGAAAATATAACGGTGGCAATCTGGAATCAGTTGAAAGATAAGTTACCGGCAGGTGAGTTGGCATCGGTGAAGTTGTACGAGACAGAAAATAATTATTTCGAATATAAAGGAGAATGA
- the bcp gene encoding thioredoxin-dependent thiol peroxidase yields MLHEGKKAPDFKLKDQDDRIISLSDFKGKNVVLYFYPKDDTPTCTTQACKLRDEFSAFKKIDAVVLGVSADSVSSHKKFRAKYKLPFTLLSDEEKSVIKKYDVWKEKSMFGKKYMGIVRTTFVIDKKGFIKKIFSNVRVPKHNKEVLDTINS; encoded by the coding sequence TTGTTGCACGAAGGAAAAAAAGCACCTGATTTTAAATTGAAAGATCAGGATGATAGAATAATTTCATTGTCAGATTTCAAAGGGAAGAACGTCGTACTTTATTTTTACCCTAAAGATGACACCCCGACTTGTACAACGCAGGCTTGTAAGCTAAGAGATGAATTTTCGGCATTTAAAAAAATCGACGCTGTTGTGCTGGGAGTCAGTGCCGATTCTGTTTCTTCACATAAAAAATTCAGAGCTAAATATAAACTTCCATTTACTCTTTTAAGTGATGAAGAAAAATCAGTCATAAAAAAGTATGATGTCTGGAAAGAGAAAAGTATGTTCGGTAAAAAGTATATGGGTATTGTCAGAACAACATTCGTGATTGATAAAAAAGGATTTATAAAAAAAATATTTAGTAATGTTCGGGTTCCTAAACACAACAAAGAAGTCTTAGACACAATAAATTCGTAA
- a CDS encoding phenylalanine 4-monooxygenase, whose amino-acid sequence MKNNQDDKQILSAYEKAAEEGIDPRCIPQRLTEPAPEDEEIKYPDYPESDHETWRFLYERQTKFLPGRICEEYINGVSKLNFTPDKIPSLKEISSVFKKTTGWKVARVPGLIHEQNFFELLRRKVFPSTDYIRGKDELDYTPAPDLFHDMFGHMPLLTDPNFAAFYQMFGEAALNAEGMNRKYLETFHWFTVEFGLIRKPEGMRIYGAGIISSLGEVQHALSDKVKVIDFDVDKIINQDYDVWHLQPVLFAIDSFEQLENGFKHWTKKIGLLN is encoded by the coding sequence ATGAAAAATAATCAGGATGACAAACAAATTTTATCAGCGTATGAAAAAGCTGCGGAAGAGGGAATTGATCCAAGATGCATTCCTCAAAGATTAACTGAACCTGCACCTGAAGATGAAGAAATTAAATATCCTGATTATCCTGAGTCTGATCATGAAACCTGGAGATTTTTATATGAAAGGCAGACTAAATTCCTTCCGGGGAGAATCTGCGAGGAATATATTAACGGTGTATCCAAACTAAATTTTACTCCGGACAAGATCCCTTCACTTAAAGAAATCAGTTCAGTATTTAAAAAAACTACCGGATGGAAAGTCGCACGTGTTCCCGGTCTGATCCATGAACAAAACTTTTTTGAACTGTTAAGGAGAAAAGTTTTTCCATCGACTGACTATATACGCGGCAAAGATGAACTTGATTATACACCTGCGCCGGATTTGTTCCATGACATGTTTGGTCATATGCCGTTACTCACTGATCCTAATTTTGCTGCTTTCTATCAGATGTTTGGTGAGGCAGCTTTGAATGCCGAAGGTATGAACAGAAAGTATCTTGAAACATTTCATTGGTTCACAGTAGAATTCGGATTAATTCGCAAACCAGAGGGTATGAGAATTTACGGTGCCGGGATTATTTCTTCTCTTGGTGAGGTTCAACACGCTTTATCTGATAAAGTAAAAGTAATTGATTTTGATGTTGATAAAATAATTAACCAGGATTATGATGTCTGGCATCTGCAGCCGGTTTTGTTCGCTATAGATTCATTCGAACAGCTTGAAAACGGATTTAAACACTGGACTAAAAAAATTGGTCTTCTCAATTAG
- the murB gene encoding UDP-N-acetylmuramate dehydrogenase → MQSLKDYSLKHLNTFGIDVKAKYFTSISSAEELIQALASEETKNEKKFILGGGSNVLFTENYDGLIIHNQIPGINTEEISDSEIIVTAGAGVIWQDLVSFCIEKNYGGIENLSLIPGTVGAAPIQNIGAYGQELKEVFFSLKAVMMDTYNEVVFLNDDCKFGYRNSVFKNELKNKLVITSVSLKLKKDPMLSLDYGNVRSEVEKLNLRKITIKDVGNVISQIRRNKLPDPQQLGNAGSFFKNPEITLHQFELLRSTFPEMPAYQSGTKIKIPAGWLIEKAGLKGFRVGDAGTHSSQALVIVNYGNASGKELVSFADRIRTEVYNKFDIWLEAEVNII, encoded by the coding sequence ATGCAATCTCTGAAAGATTACTCTCTCAAACATCTCAACACATTTGGTATTGATGTTAAGGCAAAATACTTTACAAGCATATCCTCCGCTGAGGAACTTATTCAAGCGCTCGCTTCAGAAGAAACAAAAAATGAAAAGAAATTTATTCTTGGCGGCGGCAGCAATGTCCTGTTTACCGAAAATTATGATGGGCTGATCATCCACAATCAAATACCCGGAATTAATACTGAAGAAATCTCTGACAGTGAAATAATAGTCACAGCCGGTGCAGGTGTTATATGGCAGGACTTAGTTTCATTCTGTATAGAAAAAAATTATGGCGGAATTGAAAATCTCTCACTCATTCCGGGTACAGTTGGTGCAGCTCCAATCCAAAATATCGGTGCATATGGTCAGGAACTGAAGGAAGTCTTCTTCAGTCTGAAAGCTGTAATGATGGATACTTATAACGAAGTAGTGTTTCTTAATGATGATTGCAAGTTTGGCTACAGGAACAGCGTATTCAAAAACGAATTAAAGAATAAACTTGTTATTACATCTGTAAGCCTGAAATTAAAAAAGGATCCAATGCTTAGTCTGGACTATGGTAATGTAAGATCAGAAGTAGAAAAATTAAACCTTCGTAAGATTACTATTAAAGATGTAGGAAATGTGATCAGTCAGATAAGGCGGAATAAACTTCCTGATCCGCAGCAGCTTGGAAACGCGGGAAGCTTTTTTAAGAACCCTGAAATCACTCTACATCAATTTGAATTACTGAGAAGTACGTTCCCTGAAATGCCTGCATATCAATCAGGAACAAAAATAAAAATACCCGCTGGCTGGTTGATTGAGAAAGCCGGCTTGAAAGGATTTCGCGTCGGTGATGCGGGTACGCATTCAAGTCAGGCATTAGTAATTGTGAATTATGGAAATGCATCAGGTAAAGAGCTTGTTTCATTTGCGGATAGGATCAGAACAGAAGTTTATAATAAGTTCGATATCTGGCTTGAAGCGGAAGTAAATATTATCTAA
- a CDS encoding NUDIX hydrolase, with protein MKLEFNFNQSGVIPYRKKDKSIEILLITSMRKKKWIVPKGYVEFNLTPFESAKKEAYEEAGVVGSDDTVELGSFNLNKPIGICNIRIYSMEVIKVLEDYPDKNNRKRKWFSIEDAKEAVKILELSNMIAALPAAIKS; from the coding sequence TTGAAATTAGAATTTAATTTTAACCAATCGGGTGTAATTCCTTACAGAAAAAAAGATAAAAGTATCGAGATACTATTAATCACATCAATGCGGAAAAAAAAATGGATTGTTCCAAAAGGTTACGTTGAATTTAACCTTACTCCATTTGAGTCCGCAAAGAAAGAAGCTTATGAGGAAGCGGGCGTCGTTGGAAGTGATGATACTGTTGAACTTGGTTCATTTAATCTTAATAAACCAATCGGCATTTGTAATATCAGGATCTATTCAATGGAAGTAATAAAAGTGCTTGAGGATTACCCAGATAAAAATAATCGCAAAAGAAAATGGTTCAGTATCGAGGACGCAAAGGAAGCAGTTAAGATTCTTGAACTCTCGAATATGATTGCCGCTTTGCCAGCGGCGATTAAATCATAG
- a CDS encoding regulatory protein RecX, whose product MKIIELSKKNDNDVSIIFDTGEQLFLSYEIVLKKGLRRGTEIDEDLYNLLIDDNRKFFVKQRASRFLSRRLHSVSELKLKLRKFNYETVHIQSVIFELVEHGYLDDKKFAEIFSDEKRKLKRWGDNKIKAELLKRGVKIEIINEVLSAGDSDEENFANAKVLAEKKLKSLQTRESDPRKISMKVMNYLIGRGFGYELVKQVVSEITKSDDTDL is encoded by the coding sequence ATGAAAATTATAGAGCTCTCAAAAAAAAATGATAATGATGTAAGTATAATATTTGATACCGGTGAACAGCTTTTTCTTTCTTATGAAATTGTTCTTAAAAAAGGTCTTCGTCGTGGTACTGAAATAGATGAAGACCTTTATAATTTATTAATCGACGATAACAGAAAATTTTTTGTTAAACAAAGAGCTTCCAGGTTTTTATCCCGCCGACTTCATTCTGTTTCCGAATTAAAATTAAAACTGCGAAAATTCAATTATGAAACTGTTCACATTCAGAGCGTCATATTTGAGTTAGTTGAACACGGTTATCTTGATGATAAAAAATTTGCAGAAATATTCTCGGACGAAAAAAGAAAATTAAAAAGATGGGGCGACAACAAAATAAAAGCCGAATTGTTGAAGCGAGGCGTTAAAATTGAAATTATAAATGAAGTTTTATCAGCCGGAGATTCGGATGAAGAAAATTTTGCAAATGCAAAGGTGCTGGCAGAGAAAAAATTAAAGTCACTGCAAACTCGTGAAAGTGATCCACGAAAAATCTCAATGAAGGTTATGAATTATTTGATCGGGCGCGGGTTTGGATATGAACTTGTAAAGCAGGTTGTAAGTGAGATAACTAAATCTGACGACACGGATCTATGA
- the recA gene encoding recombinase RecA: MSTDKEQKLKIIEEAISSIEKTYGKGSIMKLGDGVINQVESIPTGALSLDYALGIGGVPRGRVTEIYGPESSGKTTLCLHIIAEAQKTGGLAAFIDAEHALDVQYAKKLGVDTANLLLSQPDFGEQALEITDTLVRSNALDIIVIDSVAALVPRSEIEGEMGDATMAVQARLMSQALRKLTGAISKSKTAVIFINQLRSKIGVMFGNPETTTGGNALKFYASLRMDIRRIAAIKDGNDVVGNRTKVKIVKSKVAPPFKEVEFDILYNEGISKTGDLLDLAVNFGIVKKGGAWFTYEEDRFQGRDQFRQKLIELPDLYNKLLKDVKVKLGIAPAEAPVQEEKPAGKEKKSGK; this comes from the coding sequence ATGAGTACGGACAAAGAACAGAAATTGAAAATAATCGAAGAAGCAATTTCAAGTATAGAAAAAACTTATGGCAAAGGTTCAATAATGAAACTTGGTGACGGCGTCATCAACCAGGTTGAATCAATTCCTACCGGAGCTTTATCTCTTGACTATGCATTGGGAATAGGTGGTGTTCCAAGAGGAAGAGTAACTGAAATTTATGGACCTGAATCAAGTGGTAAAACTACATTGTGTCTCCACATAATTGCTGAAGCACAAAAGACAGGAGGACTTGCCGCTTTTATTGATGCAGAACATGCACTCGATGTGCAGTATGCAAAAAAGCTTGGTGTTGATACAGCAAATTTGCTTCTGTCGCAGCCTGATTTTGGAGAACAGGCACTTGAAATTACTGACACACTAGTCAGAAGCAACGCGCTTGATATCATAGTTATCGACTCTGTTGCAGCATTAGTTCCGCGCTCTGAAATTGAAGGCGAAATGGGTGATGCAACAATGGCTGTTCAGGCAAGACTGATGTCGCAGGCGTTAAGAAAGCTTACCGGTGCTATATCCAAATCAAAAACTGCGGTTATATTTATTAATCAGTTAAGAAGTAAAATTGGAGTTATGTTTGGTAATCCTGAAACCACAACCGGTGGTAATGCTTTGAAGTTCTATGCTTCACTCAGAATGGATATCAGAAGGATTGCAGCGATAAAAGATGGGAATGACGTTGTGGGTAACAGAACGAAAGTAAAAATTGTTAAAAGCAAAGTCGCTCCTCCTTTTAAAGAAGTTGAATTCGATATACTTTATAATGAAGGGATAAGCAAAACCGGAGACTTGCTTGATCTGGCAGTAAACTTCGGGATTGTAAAAAAGGGTGGCGCATGGTTTACTTATGAAGAAGACCGCTTTCAGGGTAGGGATCAATTCCGTCAAAAATTAATTGAACTGCCTGACCTGTATAATAAACTATTGAAAGATGTGAAAGTTAAACTTGGAATAGCACCGGCAGAAGCTCCGGTTCAGGAAGAAAAACCAGCGGGCAAAGAAAAGAAATCCGGTAAATAA
- the thpR gene encoding RNA 2',3'-cyclic phosphodiesterase: MIRLFLALEIPQNIRTLTLNEAKREFPEFSELKWEDENKIHLTLKFIGDVPKKMVNGISSSLQFIENYNSLKCSLSTFGFFPDVTEPRVLWAGLKTDNAIFTLLNEINNELLKKFSIPADWKKFKPHLTLLRIKSIPEKYNKVPREFSELPQDQFTINSAVLYQSILQPTGSVYKEIKKYKLK; the protein is encoded by the coding sequence ATGATTAGATTATTTCTTGCGCTTGAAATACCGCAGAATATCAGAACTTTAACTTTGAACGAAGCAAAGCGGGAATTTCCGGAATTTTCAGAGCTTAAATGGGAAGATGAAAATAAAATTCATCTTACTCTAAAGTTTATTGGAGATGTACCTAAAAAAATGGTTAACGGAATAAGTTCCTCTCTGCAGTTCATCGAAAATTACAATTCATTAAAGTGCAGTTTATCAACATTCGGTTTTTTCCCTGATGTTACCGAACCCCGTGTTTTATGGGCGGGACTTAAGACCGATAATGCAATATTCACACTGCTGAATGAAATAAATAATGAACTGTTAAAAAAATTTTCTATTCCGGCAGATTGGAAAAAATTTAAACCCCATCTGACGTTACTTAGAATAAAAAGCATTCCGGAAAAATATAATAAAGTACCAAGGGAGTTTAGCGAATTACCCCAGGATCAATTTACAATTAACTCTGCGGTGCTTTATCAAAGTATACTTCAGCCGACAGGATCAGTTTATAAAGAAATTAAAAAGTATAAATTAAAATGA
- a CDS encoding competence/damage-inducible protein A produces MNAHIITIGDEILIGQTLNTNAAYIGKTLSELNIYVGSSSVVADEETEIVNEFASTLSKNDLVIATGGLGPTHDDVTRSCVVKFFKTELQKNDDVMEDIKNFLSKRGRKVTKVNEDQALVPVIADVIRNKYGTAPGLWIEQDKKIFVVMPGVPFEMKEMMSSFVLPRLKEINKDPKVYFKRKTLQTTGIGESVLFEKLGDLDELLNGAKLAFLPSQYGVKLRITAKEKSSELAANKVSEVEQKIRGKAGRYIYASGEESLEEVVARMLKERGMKISVAESCTGGNLSNLLTNISGSSNYFERGVISYSNGSKVELLKVNEDTIAQYGAVSLEVARQMAEGIKSISGTDLGIAITGIMGPTGATTGKPVGLAYIGLCDDKVCTAKEFIFGDDRVLNKQRTTQAALEMIRRYLLGIPLDD; encoded by the coding sequence ATGAATGCACATATTATTACAATCGGAGATGAAATATTAATCGGACAAACCCTGAACACTAACGCCGCATATATCGGGAAAACACTTTCCGAGTTGAATATATATGTCGGAAGTTCTTCAGTAGTTGCGGATGAAGAAACTGAAATCGTAAATGAATTTGCCAGTACACTCAGCAAAAATGATTTAGTGATTGCGACCGGTGGATTGGGTCCTACTCACGACGATGTTACAAGGTCCTGTGTTGTCAAATTCTTTAAAACGGAACTGCAGAAAAATGATGATGTAATGGAAGACATTAAAAACTTCCTTTCAAAACGCGGAAGAAAAGTGACAAAGGTTAATGAAGATCAGGCACTTGTTCCAGTGATTGCTGACGTAATAAGAAATAAATACGGCACTGCGCCGGGATTGTGGATTGAGCAGGATAAAAAAATCTTTGTCGTAATGCCCGGTGTTCCTTTTGAAATGAAAGAGATGATGAGTTCTTTTGTGTTACCAAGACTAAAGGAAATAAATAAGGATCCGAAGGTCTACTTCAAAAGAAAAACACTCCAGACAACAGGTATTGGTGAATCTGTTTTATTTGAAAAGCTTGGTGACCTTGACGAATTACTCAACGGTGCCAAACTTGCATTCCTTCCAAGTCAGTATGGTGTAAAACTTCGTATAACAGCCAAAGAAAAATCTTCCGAACTTGCGGCAAATAAAGTAAGTGAAGTTGAACAAAAAATTCGTGGTAAGGCAGGAAGGTATATTTATGCTTCAGGAGAAGAAAGCCTCGAAGAAGTTGTTGCACGTATGTTAAAAGAACGCGGTATGAAAATATCAGTTGCTGAATCTTGCACCGGAGGAAATCTCTCAAACCTTTTAACAAATATTAGCGGCAGCAGTAATTATTTTGAAAGAGGTGTTATATCATACAGCAATGGATCAAAGGTAGAATTATTAAAAGTTAATGAAGATACAATCGCCCAGTACGGTGCTGTTAGCCTGGAAGTTGCCAGACAAATGGCTGAAGGGATTAAATCAATCAGCGGTACTGACCTTGGTATTGCTATAACCGGAATTATGGGTCCAACAGGAGCCACAACCGGTAAACCTGTCGGACTGGCGTATATCGGGTTGTGCGATGATAAAGTATGTACAGCAAAAGAATTTATTTTTGGGGATGACAGGGTACTTAACAAACAAAGAACAACACAGGCAGCATTGGAAATGATTAGAAGATATTTATTAGGAATACCACTCGATGATTAG
- a CDS encoding phosphatidylglycerophosphatase A, translating to MKINFLEKFIGSGFYTGYIPVASGTFGSLAALIIYFIPGFENPIILIPAIVVFSLYGIFVGNKFEKLYGKDPSECTVDEVVGMWISLILVPKKIILAIAVFFIWRVLDIVKPYPARKLESLPGGLGIMIDDIVGGFYSLIIVHLLLFIFEKQINQLL from the coding sequence GTGAAAATTAACTTCCTCGAAAAATTTATTGGCTCAGGCTTCTATACAGGTTACATTCCGGTTGCTTCCGGTACATTCGGAAGCTTAGCCGCATTAATTATTTATTTTATTCCCGGTTTCGAAAATCCAATCATTCTTATACCCGCAATAGTTGTATTTTCATTGTATGGAATTTTTGTGGGAAATAAATTTGAAAAACTTTACGGCAAGGATCCTTCGGAATGTACAGTTGATGAAGTAGTTGGTATGTGGATATCATTAATTCTTGTACCAAAAAAAATTATTCTTGCTATCGCAGTTTTTTTTATCTGGCGGGTATTAGATATTGTAAAACCATATCCTGCCCGGAAACTGGAAAGTCTTCCTGGTGGATTAGGGATAATGATCGATGATATAGTTGGAGGGTTTTATTCCTTAATTATCGTTCATCTTTTATTATTTATATTTGAAAAACAAATTAACCAACTTCTGTAG
- the pgsA gene encoding CDP-diacylglycerol--glycerol-3-phosphate 3-phosphatidyltransferase, with protein MVLPNQLTVLRIILTPVFLFFFLYDDAVMNQISLLIFMVAAATDWYDGWLARKFNYITSWGKFWDPLADKILTSAAFAGFIVNGVLELWMVVIIIARDFIITGVRAYADYRNVPFPTSFYAKWKTFIQMTFLYYLLIVYTAAKIPAIYSGNENIFKYLLNEKLIYFLMLGITIITFHSGASYFIKHRKLIRKLFSSEN; from the coding sequence ATGGTCTTACCAAATCAACTTACAGTATTAAGAATTATTCTGACTCCGGTTTTTTTATTCTTCTTTCTGTATGATGATGCTGTGATGAACCAAATCTCACTGCTTATATTTATGGTTGCAGCCGCCACTGATTGGTATGACGGATGGCTCGCAAGAAAATTTAACTATATCACATCCTGGGGAAAATTCTGGGATCCGTTAGCTGATAAAATTCTAACCTCTGCTGCGTTTGCCGGATTCATTGTGAATGGTGTACTTGAGCTCTGGATGGTAGTGATAATAATAGCAAGAGACTTCATCATCACCGGCGTTAGAGCTTATGCTGACTATAGAAATGTACCTTTTCCTACAAGTTTCTACGCAAAGTGGAAGACCTTTATTCAAATGACGTTTCTATATTACCTGTTAATTGTTTATACTGCGGCAAAAATCCCGGCAATATATTCAGGCAATGAAAATATTTTTAAATACTTGTTAAATGAAAAACTCATTTATTTTTTGATGCTTGGTATAACTATTATTACATTTCATTCAGGCGCCTCATATTTTATTAAGCATCGAAAATTAATCCGAAAGCTGTTTAGCAGTGAAAATTAA
- a CDS encoding DUF971 domain-containing protein, which produces MFPALIKLVDKKKLKIVWSDNQESLISLVELRKLCPCATCDAERDNQSKTFIPIFSTDQITPLKIKQVGTYAITINWKDGHSTGIYEFPFLRRISSVDGEN; this is translated from the coding sequence ATGTTTCCCGCGCTGATTAAACTTGTAGATAAAAAAAAACTAAAAATAGTCTGGTCTGATAATCAGGAATCGCTGATAAGTCTGGTTGAATTGAGGAAGTTATGTCCGTGTGCAACATGTGATGCTGAGAGAGATAACCAGAGTAAAACTTTTATACCTATTTTTTCGACTGATCAAATTACGCCATTGAAAATAAAACAAGTGGGAACATACGCTATAACAATAAACTGGAAGGATGGGCATAGCACAGGCATATATGAGTTTCCTTTTCTGAGAAGAATTTCTTCAGTTGACGGGGAAAATTAA